The Desulfofalx alkaliphila DSM 12257 genome contains the following window.
GCTAGAAAAAGCAGATGCAGAGTTTGCCATTAGGCTGGAAAATCTGATTGAAAAGCTGGAAAATTTGACCGGCTGGATCAAAGCTCTTGTGGTGACTGTAGTGTCAACTGGTATAGGCTTTTTTATTTGGTACATTCAGAGCTTGCCTAGGTGATGGTGATGTAATATGCAGTTTTCTAAGGTAATCGTAACAGCGGTAGTGATACTCA
Protein-coding sequences here:
- a CDS encoding hemolysin XhlA family protein — encoded protein: MDDVKEMLRDHERRIVMLEKADAEFAIRLENLIEKLENLTGWIKALVVTVVSTGIGFFIWYIQSLPR